Proteins from one Arthrobacter sp. Soc17.1.1.1 genomic window:
- a CDS encoding sensor histidine kinase: MDKVLSHLTLNTRQFHELTLRMRVILSQLPLSLTVLLILAGGLLFHRDLFASQAFLIGVGLQAVLLALCVAVPWDRLPHATFLVIPLLDFIPIGFMRYGAGTIITGVGLLTVFPVIWLAASGLFPRAALTAGFLGALGVVWVPVFVTAAEVNSQSLTQSFLLPFIMLAVGVTIRVMTASMMAQQAMLEEKDRALQVLLEESARRERLLDTVVNSVDIGLMALDETGRTVLGNRKLEQLRMLAGGSDGTAEEDLRIYQQDGGTAVPAARRPARRAAEGHVFSDYLLWWGEQPGQRVLSTSSRLMTNQAGTREGSVVTFNDVTELVTALNAKDEFVATVSHELRTPLTAIRGYLELLTSMPDLEPAVASGLEVVSRNSERLHKLVVDLLSTAEGTPEITPVPTDFSGLVGRRLATAQEGNSNPLVRFEDRTEPGLVALCDASGIGQVLDNLLSNAIKYSPGGGRVTVRAAEVDGEVECSVTDEGSGMSPEELKGVFSKFFRTSGARNAAIPGVGLGLAISKAIVERHGGTITCRSVEGAGSTFTFRLPLAHVGQDQQLQAQ, translated from the coding sequence ATGGACAAGGTGCTCTCCCATCTGACGCTCAACACCCGGCAGTTCCACGAGCTGACCCTCCGCATGCGCGTGATCCTCAGCCAGCTCCCGCTCTCACTCACGGTGCTGCTGATCCTGGCGGGCGGCCTCCTGTTCCACCGCGACCTCTTCGCGAGCCAGGCCTTCCTCATCGGCGTGGGCCTGCAGGCCGTGCTGCTGGCGCTGTGCGTCGCCGTCCCCTGGGACCGCCTCCCGCACGCGACCTTCCTGGTCATCCCGCTGCTCGACTTCATCCCCATCGGCTTCATGCGCTACGGCGCGGGGACCATCATCACCGGTGTGGGGCTCCTCACCGTGTTCCCGGTCATCTGGCTCGCCGCCTCCGGCCTGTTCCCGCGCGCAGCCCTCACCGCCGGTTTCCTGGGCGCGCTGGGCGTCGTGTGGGTGCCGGTGTTCGTGACCGCCGCCGAGGTCAACTCCCAGAGCCTCACGCAGTCCTTCCTGCTGCCGTTCATCATGCTCGCCGTCGGCGTGACCATCCGCGTGATGACCGCGAGCATGATGGCCCAGCAGGCGATGCTCGAGGAGAAGGACCGCGCACTGCAGGTGCTCCTCGAGGAGAGTGCACGCCGTGAACGGCTGCTCGATACCGTGGTCAACAGCGTGGACATCGGACTGATGGCGCTCGACGAGACGGGCCGGACCGTCCTCGGCAACCGAAAGCTCGAGCAGCTCCGGATGCTCGCGGGTGGCTCCGACGGGACGGCGGAGGAGGACCTGCGCATCTACCAGCAGGACGGCGGGACGGCCGTGCCCGCGGCGCGGCGACCCGCACGGCGGGCGGCCGAGGGCCATGTGTTCTCCGACTACCTCCTGTGGTGGGGGGAACAGCCCGGCCAGCGCGTGCTCTCGACGTCGTCGCGCCTGATGACGAACCAGGCCGGCACCCGGGAGGGATCCGTGGTGACGTTCAACGACGTCACGGAGCTGGTCACCGCCCTCAACGCGAAGGACGAGTTCGTGGCGACGGTGTCCCACGAACTGCGGACGCCCCTCACCGCGATCAGGGGCTATCTCGAGCTGCTGACCAGCATGCCGGACCTCGAGCCCGCGGTCGCGTCCGGCCTCGAGGTGGTGTCGCGCAACTCCGAGCGCCTGCACAAGCTCGTGGTGGACCTGCTGTCCACCGCGGAGGGCACGCCCGAGATCACCCCGGTGCCCACCGACTTCTCCGGCCTGGTGGGCCGGCGGCTCGCGACCGCGCAGGAGGGCAACAGCAACCCCCTGGTGCGGTTCGAGGACCGCACGGAACCCGGCCTCGTCGCCCTGTGCGATGCCTCCGGCATCGGCCAGGTGCTGGACAACCTGCTCTCGAACGCCATCAAGTACTCGCCGGGCGGGGGCCGCGTGACGGTCCGCGCCGCGGAGGTCGACGGCGAGGTGGAGTGCAGCGTCACCGACGAGGGGAGCGGCATGTCCCCCGAGGAGCTGAAGGGCGTGTTCTCGAAGTTCTTCCGCACCTCGGGTGCCCGCAACGCGGCCATCCCCGGTGTCGGTCTCGGGCTCGCCATCTCGAAGGCGATCGTCGAACGGCACGGCGGGACCATCACGTGCCGGAGCGTCGAGGGCGCCGGGTCCACCTTCACGTTCCGGCTGCCGCTCGCGCACGTCGGGCAGGACCAGCAGCTCCAGGCGCAGTAG
- the gabT gene encoding 4-aminobutyrate--2-oxoglutarate transaminase, with amino-acid sequence MTTFATTPDTTPRFRLEQKRRITGDFPGPRSTELAARRAAVVAKGVASGVPVYVADADGGIIHDVDGNSFIDLGSGIAVTSVGASDPAVVGAVKEQVEHFTHTCFMVTPYEGYVAVAEQLAELTPGDFEKRTVLFNSGAEAVENAVKVARLATGRDAVVAFDHAYHGRTNLTMALTAKAMPYKTNFGPFAPEIYRVPMSYPFREENPAITGPEAAQRAITMIEKQIGAESVAAIIIEPVQGEGGFIVPADGFLPALAEWATANGVVFIADEVQSGFCRTGEWFAVNHEGVVPDIITMAKGIAGGMPLSAITGRADLLDAVHAGGLGGTYGGNPVACAAALGAIETMKEQDLAGRARHIEELVTERLTSLQADLGEQSIIGELRGRGAMLAIEFVQHGGKVPNAEATKAIAAQCLREGVIILTCGTYGNVIRLLPPLVITDELLADGLDVLERAIRSVDAG; translated from the coding sequence ATGACCACCTTCGCAACCACCCCCGACACCACGCCGCGCTTCCGGCTCGAGCAGAAGCGCCGCATCACGGGCGACTTCCCCGGCCCCCGGTCCACCGAGCTGGCCGCCCGCCGCGCCGCCGTCGTCGCCAAGGGCGTCGCCTCCGGCGTGCCCGTCTACGTGGCGGACGCCGACGGCGGGATCATCCACGACGTCGACGGCAACTCCTTCATCGACCTCGGGTCCGGCATCGCCGTGACGAGCGTCGGTGCGTCCGATCCCGCCGTCGTCGGTGCCGTCAAGGAGCAGGTGGAGCACTTCACGCACACGTGCTTCATGGTGACGCCGTACGAGGGCTACGTGGCCGTCGCCGAGCAGCTCGCCGAACTGACGCCCGGCGACTTCGAGAAGCGGACCGTCCTGTTCAACTCCGGTGCGGAAGCCGTGGAGAACGCCGTGAAGGTGGCACGCCTCGCCACCGGCCGGGACGCCGTCGTCGCGTTCGACCACGCCTACCACGGCCGCACGAACCTCACCATGGCACTCACGGCCAAGGCCATGCCGTACAAGACGAACTTCGGGCCCTTCGCGCCGGAGATCTACCGCGTACCCATGAGCTACCCCTTCCGCGAGGAGAACCCGGCGATCACGGGTCCCGAGGCGGCGCAGCGTGCCATCACGATGATCGAGAAGCAGATCGGCGCAGAGTCGGTCGCCGCCATCATCATCGAGCCCGTGCAGGGCGAGGGCGGATTCATCGTGCCCGCCGACGGGTTCCTCCCCGCACTCGCCGAGTGGGCCACGGCCAACGGCGTCGTGTTCATCGCCGACGAGGTGCAGTCGGGCTTCTGCCGCACCGGCGAATGGTTCGCGGTGAACCATGAGGGCGTGGTGCCCGACATCATCACCATGGCCAAGGGCATCGCGGGCGGCATGCCGCTCTCGGCCATCACCGGCCGGGCGGACCTGCTCGACGCCGTCCACGCCGGCGGGCTCGGCGGCACCTACGGCGGCAACCCCGTGGCCTGCGCCGCGGCGCTCGGCGCGATCGAGACCATGAAGGAGCAGGATCTCGCCGGCCGTGCCCGCCACATCGAGGAGCTCGTGACCGAGCGCCTCACCTCGCTCCAGGCCGATCTGGGCGAGCAGAGCATCATCGGCGAGCTGCGCGGCCGTGGCGCGATGCTGGCGATCGAGTTCGTGCAGCACGGGGGCAAGGTGCCGAACGCGGAGGCCACCAAGGCCATCGCCGCGCAGTGCCTCCGCGAGGGCGTCATCATCCTGACCTGCGGCACCTACGGGAATGTGATCCGGCTGCTGCCGCCGCTGGTCATCACCGACGAGCTGCTGGCGGACGGTCTCGACGTGCTCGAGCGCGCCATCCGCAGCGTCGACGCCGGCTGA
- a CDS encoding GNAT family N-acetyltransferase: MTLAPLSPDTLSPFGDPAGRGLSSDLDGIDFADAPAEPAGPEAPEVPFDLSDVTTRELRILCNQLYRVLDTDFPPFGVREDYEAVIHALEAREARAAEQVESAKLREKFRDNTVSSRFELFHDGVMVGYVKYDMRAGRIRLLATVVGPSYGRAGLEPVLIRHALLSAHRRRLSPVPYCPHAQAFLAENPRFRALIPVG, encoded by the coding sequence ATGACACTTGCACCGCTTTCCCCCGATACCCTCTCCCCGTTCGGCGACCCTGCCGGCCGCGGCCTGTCGTCCGATCTGGACGGCATCGACTTCGCAGATGCTCCCGCCGAGCCCGCCGGCCCCGAGGCGCCCGAGGTGCCGTTCGACCTGTCGGACGTGACCACGCGCGAGCTCCGCATCCTCTGCAACCAGCTCTACCGCGTCCTCGACACCGACTTCCCGCCCTTCGGCGTGCGGGAGGACTACGAGGCCGTGATCCACGCCCTCGAGGCACGCGAGGCACGCGCCGCCGAGCAGGTGGAGAGTGCGAAGCTGCGTGAGAAGTTCCGTGACAACACCGTGAGCTCGCGCTTCGAACTGTTCCACGACGGCGTCATGGTCGGGTACGTGAAGTACGACATGCGCGCCGGCCGTATCCGCCTCCTGGCGACCGTCGTCGGCCCCTCCTACGGCCGCGCAGGCCTGGAGCCCGTGCTCATCCGCCATGCACTGCTGAGCGCCCACCGGCGCCGCCTCTCCCCCGTGCCCTACTGCCCGCACGCGCAGGCCTTCCTGGCGGAGAACCCCCGGTTCCGGGCACTGATCCCGGTCGGCTGA
- a CDS encoding aminobutyraldehyde dehydrogenase, with product MAETLQNYIDGAFVTPAGARNQLLDIVNPTNGEVVAQSPVSSPADVDDAMRAAARAFTTWKRTTPSQRQLMLLRLADAVEAASDELVEAQHRNTGQVREMIAAEEVAAGADQLRFFAGAARLLEGKSAGEYLEGHTSYVRREPIGVVAQVAPWNYPFLMAIWKIGPALAAGNTVVLKPSDTTPESTLVLARLTQGILPDGVLNVVLGTGETGAAMIEHPVPGLVSITGSVRAGIAVATSAAKGLKRAHLELGGKAPAVVFADADLKKSAAAIAEFAFFNAGQDCTAITRILVQEEAHDEFVAAMVEHTATLRTGSADDSENYFGPLNNINHFNAVNAVIDALPAHCSIATGGRRAGDKGYFFEPTIITGARQDDPVVQQETFGPIVTVQTFSTEQEAVELANGVDYALASSVWTTDHGTAMRVSRELDFGAVWINTHIMLTAEMPHGGFKNSGYGKDLSMYGVEDYTRIKHVMSVLDA from the coding sequence GTGGCTGAGACCCTTCAGAACTACATCGACGGAGCGTTCGTGACGCCCGCCGGCGCTCGTAATCAGCTCCTGGACATCGTCAACCCGACCAACGGGGAGGTGGTCGCCCAGTCGCCCGTCTCCTCGCCCGCCGACGTCGACGACGCCATGCGCGCCGCAGCGCGTGCCTTCACCACCTGGAAGCGGACCACGCCGAGCCAGCGACAGCTCATGCTGCTCAGGCTCGCCGACGCCGTCGAGGCCGCGAGTGACGAACTCGTCGAGGCGCAGCACCGCAACACGGGCCAGGTGCGCGAGATGATCGCCGCCGAGGAGGTGGCGGCCGGTGCCGACCAGCTGCGGTTCTTCGCGGGTGCTGCCCGTCTCCTCGAGGGCAAGTCCGCCGGCGAATACCTCGAGGGCCACACCTCGTACGTACGCCGGGAGCCCATCGGCGTCGTCGCCCAGGTGGCGCCGTGGAACTACCCGTTCCTCATGGCGATCTGGAAGATCGGGCCCGCGCTCGCCGCCGGCAACACCGTCGTCCTCAAGCCCAGCGACACCACCCCCGAATCGACCCTCGTCCTCGCACGGCTCACGCAGGGCATCCTGCCCGACGGCGTCCTGAACGTGGTGCTGGGCACCGGCGAGACCGGTGCCGCGATGATCGAGCACCCCGTGCCGGGCCTCGTGTCCATCACGGGCTCCGTGCGCGCGGGCATCGCCGTCGCCACGAGCGCGGCGAAGGGCCTCAAGCGTGCGCACCTCGAGCTCGGCGGCAAGGCACCGGCCGTCGTCTTCGCGGATGCCGACCTGAAGAAGAGCGCGGCGGCCATCGCGGAGTTCGCCTTCTTCAATGCCGGCCAGGACTGCACGGCCATCACGCGCATCCTGGTGCAGGAGGAGGCACACGACGAATTCGTGGCCGCCATGGTCGAGCACACCGCCACGCTGAGGACCGGCAGCGCCGACGACTCCGAGAACTACTTCGGTCCGCTCAACAACATCAACCACTTCAACGCCGTCAACGCCGTCATCGACGCGCTGCCCGCACACTGCAGCATCGCCACCGGCGGCAGGCGCGCCGGCGACAAGGGCTACTTCTTCGAGCCCACCATCATCACCGGCGCACGCCAGGACGACCCCGTGGTGCAGCAGGAGACGTTCGGGCCGATCGTCACGGTGCAGACCTTCTCCACGGAGCAGGAAGCCGTGGAGCTCGCCAACGGCGTGGACTACGCCCTCGCGTCCAGCGTCTGGACAACGGACCACGGGACCGCGATGCGCGTCTCCCGCGAGCTCGACTTCGGCGCGGTCTGGATCAACACGCACATCATGCTCACCGCCGAGATGCCGCACGGCGGCTTCAAGAACTCCGGCTACGGCAAGGACCTCTCCATGTACGGCGTGGAGGACTACACCCGCATCAAGCACGTCATGAGCGTGCTGGACGCCTAG
- a CDS encoding sensor histidine kinase, with product MSLLSADDVELQELARQAILQEYRLPYGETDRRPVDRLEYETPPELLDLVRLAVRVSGMDAGVINIITADQQHQIAAVGVDPAVCSRDDSMCSKVFTSGSITALADASRDPRFADNPFVNGGIANVRSYASVPLITHEGYALGSLCVFSPVVAELDVEQREGLEILARQVVEVLELQFTTRQLVEALEVVRRSNEDLADFAARVSHDLKNPLTAILGYTELGELDTAVESSGPAARYLSIIRGSASRMLATVEDVLEFSRIGGSISRSTVRLSTVMNAVLQDVLPLSSASDAVISVQDAQLQVDRAQVTALLQNLVSNAIKYSTPGAPPRIEVVASVGETQVLRVIDHGKGIDPADRQRVLEPLVRLHRDGDPAGNGIGLATCVRIAAAHEGSISVTGTPGGGTTVVVDLGPAG from the coding sequence ATGTCACTGCTGTCTGCCGACGATGTGGAGTTGCAGGAACTTGCGCGCCAGGCGATCCTGCAGGAGTACCGGCTCCCCTACGGGGAGACCGACCGCAGGCCGGTGGACCGGCTCGAGTACGAGACGCCCCCCGAACTCCTGGACCTGGTCAGGCTCGCCGTGCGCGTGAGCGGGATGGACGCGGGTGTCATCAACATCATCACCGCGGACCAGCAGCATCAGATCGCAGCCGTCGGGGTGGACCCCGCGGTGTGCTCGCGGGACGATTCCATGTGCTCGAAGGTCTTCACCTCGGGATCCATCACCGCGCTCGCCGACGCGTCCCGTGATCCCCGCTTCGCCGACAACCCCTTCGTCAACGGCGGCATCGCCAACGTGCGGTCCTACGCCTCGGTACCCCTCATCACGCACGAGGGGTATGCCCTCGGCTCGCTGTGCGTCTTCTCCCCCGTGGTGGCCGAGCTGGACGTCGAACAGCGGGAGGGCCTCGAGATCCTCGCCCGTCAGGTCGTGGAGGTCCTCGAGCTGCAGTTCACCACACGGCAGCTCGTGGAGGCCCTCGAGGTGGTGCGGCGCAGCAACGAGGACCTCGCGGACTTTGCCGCGCGCGTGAGCCACGACCTGAAGAACCCGCTGACGGCGATCCTCGGGTACACCGAGCTCGGCGAGCTGGATACCGCCGTCGAGTCCTCCGGGCCGGCCGCGCGCTACCTGAGCATCATCCGCGGCAGCGCCAGTCGGATGCTCGCCACGGTGGAGGACGTCCTCGAGTTCTCGCGCATAGGCGGGTCGATCAGCCGCAGCACGGTCCGCCTCAGCACCGTCATGAATGCCGTGCTGCAGGACGTCCTGCCGCTCAGCAGCGCGTCCGACGCCGTCATCTCGGTGCAGGACGCCCAGCTGCAGGTGGACCGGGCGCAGGTCACCGCCCTCCTGCAGAACCTCGTCTCGAATGCGATCAAGTACTCCACGCCGGGTGCTCCCCCGCGCATCGAGGTCGTGGCGAGTGTCGGCGAGACCCAGGTGCTGCGCGTCATCGACCACGGCAAGGGCATCGATCCTGCCGACCGCCAGCGGGTGCTCGAGCCGCTCGTGCGACTGCACCGCGACGGGGACCCCGCGGGCAACGGGATCGGGCTCGCGACGTGCGTCCGGATCGCGGCCGCCCATGAGGGGTCGATCAGTGTGACGGGAACGCCGGGCGGCGGGACCACGGTGGTGGTGGATCTCGGACCGGCGGGCTGA
- a CDS encoding TetR/AcrR family transcriptional regulator — protein sequence MTAAAPEPRRAGRPPRSVLSKDRITDAALDLIASEGYEGLTMSAVARRLRVAPSALYNHAGSKQEVLGWVQDHVMTMVEFDAFADQPWDEAVRRWAWSYREVFARHAPLVPVIAVLPVTDAPDTLRMYEEVARGFQRAGWPEERIVPAIVALESFIYGSALDVTAPGDIFDSGALADRFPVFTAAVRSATAAAGTGSTADAAFRTGLDGIIAGLRQQLATYSS from the coding sequence ATGACCGCAGCAGCGCCGGAGCCACGGCGTGCCGGACGTCCCCCGAGGAGCGTGCTGTCCAAGGACCGCATCACCGACGCGGCACTCGACCTCATCGCCAGCGAGGGGTACGAGGGACTCACGATGTCGGCCGTCGCCCGGCGACTCCGCGTGGCGCCGTCCGCGCTCTACAACCACGCCGGGTCCAAGCAGGAGGTGCTCGGCTGGGTGCAGGACCACGTTATGACCATGGTGGAGTTCGACGCCTTCGCGGACCAGCCCTGGGACGAGGCCGTGCGGCGGTGGGCCTGGTCCTACCGCGAGGTCTTCGCCCGGCACGCGCCCCTCGTCCCCGTCATCGCCGTCCTGCCCGTCACGGACGCACCGGACACGCTGCGCATGTACGAGGAGGTGGCCCGTGGGTTCCAGCGGGCCGGCTGGCCCGAGGAGCGGATCGTGCCGGCGATCGTGGCCCTGGAATCCTTCATCTACGGCTCCGCGCTGGACGTCACCGCCCCCGGCGACATCTTCGACTCCGGCGCCCTGGCGGACCGCTTCCCCGTCTTCACCGCCGCCGTCCGCAGCGCCACCGCGGCGGCCGGCACCGGGAGCACGGCGGACGCCGCCTTCCGCACCGGCCTCGACGGGATCATCGCCGGCCTCCGCCAGCAGCTCGCCACCTACTCGTCCTGA
- a CDS encoding flavin monoamine oxidase family protein has product MDIIERDVVIIGAGPSGLTAARELRRAGHSVAVVEARDRVGGRTHTDVVDGAVLEVGGQWVSPDQTALIGLLDELGMDTFPRYREGDSVYIGPDDRPVRYSGEMFPVSDYTREEMTRLIDILDRLVAEAGPEAPWNHPDARALDTISFHHWLRQQSDDEEACDNIGLFIAGGMLTKPAHSFSALQAILMAATAGSFSNLVDEDFILDRRVVGGMQSVSERMAADLGDDVILSSPVRTLRWSGMDGHGSAGGVTVEGVTVVSDTTTVNARYAVVAVPPNLYSRISYEPPLPRRQHQMHQHQSLGLVIKVHAVYATPFWRAEGLSGTGFSAGSIVQEVYDNSNYEDPRGTLVGFVSDEKADAMFELPPHERRERILASIAGFLGPQALDPEVYYESDWASEEWTRGAYASSYDLGGLHRYGRDQRTPVGPIYWSCSDIAAEGYQHVDGAIRMGRRTAADVHRALASGLQSAGTAKEA; this is encoded by the coding sequence ATGGACATCATCGAGCGGGACGTCGTCATCATCGGAGCGGGGCCCTCGGGGCTGACCGCAGCACGCGAGCTGAGGCGGGCGGGCCACTCGGTCGCCGTCGTCGAAGCCAGGGACCGGGTGGGCGGGCGCACCCACACGGACGTCGTCGACGGCGCCGTCCTCGAGGTGGGAGGCCAGTGGGTGTCTCCCGACCAGACCGCGCTGATCGGGCTCCTCGACGAACTCGGCATGGACACGTTCCCGCGGTACCGGGAGGGCGATTCCGTCTACATCGGCCCCGACGACCGGCCGGTGCGGTACTCGGGGGAGATGTTCCCCGTCAGCGACTACACCCGCGAGGAGATGACGCGGCTCATCGACATCCTGGACCGGCTCGTGGCCGAGGCCGGCCCGGAAGCGCCGTGGAACCACCCCGACGCCCGTGCCCTGGACACCATCTCCTTCCACCACTGGCTGCGGCAGCAGTCCGACGACGAGGAGGCCTGCGACAACATCGGGCTCTTCATCGCGGGTGGCATGCTGACCAAGCCCGCGCACTCCTTCTCCGCGCTGCAGGCGATCCTCATGGCGGCGACCGCCGGGTCCTTCTCCAACCTCGTGGACGAGGACTTCATCCTCGACCGGCGCGTGGTCGGCGGCATGCAGTCCGTCTCCGAACGCATGGCCGCCGACCTCGGGGACGACGTCATCCTCTCGAGCCCCGTGCGCACCCTGCGCTGGAGCGGCATGGACGGTCATGGCAGCGCCGGTGGCGTCACGGTCGAGGGCGTCACCGTCGTGTCGGACACGACGACGGTGAACGCGCGGTACGCCGTCGTGGCCGTCCCGCCCAACCTGTACTCGCGCATCAGCTACGAGCCGCCGCTCCCGCGACGCCAGCACCAGATGCACCAGCACCAGTCGCTGGGACTCGTCATCAAGGTGCACGCCGTCTACGCCACACCCTTCTGGCGTGCGGAAGGGCTCTCCGGGACCGGCTTCAGTGCGGGCTCGATCGTCCAGGAGGTCTACGACAACAGCAACTACGAGGACCCGCGCGGCACCCTCGTGGGGTTCGTCTCCGACGAGAAGGCGGACGCGATGTTCGAGCTCCCGCCGCACGAACGCCGCGAGCGCATCCTCGCTTCGATCGCGGGCTTCCTCGGGCCGCAGGCCCTCGACCCCGAGGTCTACTACGAATCGGACTGGGCCTCCGAGGAGTGGACGCGCGGCGCGTACGCCTCCAGCTACGACCTCGGGGGACTGCACCGCTACGGCCGCGACCAGCGCACGCCGGTCGGCCCCATCTACTGGTCCTGCTCGGACATCGCGGCCGAGGGCTACCAGCACGTGGACGGCGCCATCCGCATGGGCCGGCGCACCGCCGCGGACGTCCACCGCGCCCTCGCCTCCGGGCTGCAGTCGGCCGGCACCGCGAAGGAGGCATGA
- a CDS encoding PucR family transcriptional regulator: MAITLTDLLADAALGLVAEGRAVAPPHPIEWVAVTELEDPRPFLNGAEVVLTTGVRLGTAAAQRAFVRRAHEAGALAIGFGVGLTHQRIPAAVLAEADDVGLPAFRVPYEVPFVAIGKRVADALSADRFAGLEELLESHAVLASALLGPGGLGALLGELARMLGTDVALFQYGARIAGAAGPASSGARSSGARSSGTGSPGTGSSGTRSSGTGSPGTGAPGPDPKRGHASGPASAAAGAPGPETRAWHHLPIATGLKDRCTLAIAEPYGRAAVVEYAQNLISVELTNQARNRTGMRNAVGQLLEDVVRGTLAGAEAAARLAGTGIDTALRHGVLIVDVASGQRRALRTLPLPDGWSGVPAGLVDERLVLVLPSPATPAIPEPADLGRYLHGAGLTARIGVGGTYAQPNGLRWSYFEAREALQRGQALNIADRLSLTSLLMTSADVPLSDLAAETLEPLEAFDEAHGAGLLATLQRYLELDGSVAAVAAALGLHRNTVRYRLQQVVTLTGYDPAVTADRVHLYLALRIRALG; the protein is encoded by the coding sequence ATGGCCATCACCCTGACCGACCTGCTGGCGGATGCGGCGCTCGGGCTCGTCGCGGAGGGCCGCGCGGTCGCTCCGCCCCATCCCATCGAGTGGGTCGCGGTGACCGAGCTCGAGGACCCCCGCCCGTTCCTCAACGGCGCCGAGGTGGTCCTGACCACGGGCGTCCGGCTGGGGACCGCAGCGGCGCAGCGGGCCTTCGTCCGCCGGGCCCACGAGGCGGGCGCGCTCGCGATCGGCTTCGGGGTGGGCCTGACGCACCAGCGGATCCCCGCCGCCGTCCTCGCCGAGGCGGACGACGTCGGGCTGCCCGCCTTCCGCGTGCCCTACGAGGTCCCCTTCGTCGCGATCGGCAAGAGGGTGGCCGACGCCCTGTCCGCCGACCGGTTCGCGGGCCTCGAGGAACTCCTCGAGAGCCATGCGGTCCTCGCCTCGGCGCTCCTCGGACCCGGCGGGCTCGGAGCCCTCCTCGGGGAGCTCGCCCGCATGCTCGGCACCGACGTCGCCCTGTTCCAGTACGGTGCCCGGATCGCCGGGGCGGCGGGTCCGGCCTCGTCCGGAGCGCGTTCGTCAGGTGCCCGTTCGTCAGGTACCGGTTCGCCCGGCACCGGTTCGTCCGGTACCCGTTCGTCGGGCACCGGTTCGCCCGGCACCGGCGCGCCCGGCCCCGATCCGAAGCGCGGCCACGCGTCCGGTCCGGCATCGGCGGCTGCCGGCGCGCCGGGACCCGAGACCCGCGCCTGGCACCACCTGCCCATCGCGACCGGGCTGAAGGACCGCTGCACGCTCGCCATCGCCGAACCCTACGGGCGCGCGGCCGTCGTGGAGTACGCGCAGAATCTGATCTCCGTCGAGCTGACCAACCAGGCCAGGAACCGCACGGGCATGCGGAACGCCGTCGGCCAGCTGCTCGAGGACGTGGTGCGCGGCACCCTCGCCGGTGCGGAGGCCGCAGCCAGGCTCGCCGGTACCGGCATCGACACGGCGCTGCGCCACGGCGTGCTCATCGTCGACGTCGCCTCCGGCCAGCGGCGCGCCCTGCGCACGCTGCCCCTGCCCGACGGCTGGAGCGGCGTGCCGGCCGGCCTCGTGGACGAGCGCCTCGTGCTCGTCCTGCCCTCGCCCGCCACACCGGCCATCCCCGAACCGGCCGATCTCGGCCGCTACCTGCACGGCGCCGGCCTCACGGCGAGGATCGGCGTCGGCGGGACGTACGCCCAGCCCAACGGACTGCGCTGGAGCTACTTCGAGGCCCGGGAGGCCCTGCAGCGCGGCCAGGCTCTCAACATCGCGGATCGCCTGAGCCTGACGTCCCTGCTCATGACCAGCGCCGACGTACCGCTCTCCGACCTCGCCGCCGAGACGCTGGAGCCGCTCGAGGCCTTCGACGAGGCCCATGGCGCGGGCCTCCTCGCCACCCTGCAGCGGTACCTCGAGCTCGACGGCTCGGTGGCCGCCGTCGCCGCCGCCCTCGGCCTCCACCGCAACACCGTGCGCTACCGGCTGCAGCAGGTCGTCACGCTCACGGGCTACGACCCCGCCGTCACCGCGGACCGCGTGCACCTCTACCTGGCACTGCGCATCCGGGCTCTCGGCTGA